A genomic window from Sporosarcina sp. Marseille-Q4063 includes:
- a CDS encoding four-helix bundle copper-binding protein, translating to MNTKYEECLKACLECLEACNVCFDACLKEDDLKMMADCIRLDRECADICAFAAQAMTRNSPFTKQILELCAEVCERCAEECAKHDHDHCQRCAEACRKCAEACREVAA from the coding sequence ATGAATACAAAATACGAAGAGTGCCTGAAAGCATGTTTGGAATGTTTGGAAGCATGCAATGTCTGTTTTGATGCGTGTCTGAAAGAGGACGATTTGAAGATGATGGCTGATTGTATCCGTTTGGACCGTGAATGCGCGGATATATGCGCGTTTGCAGCGCAAGCAATGACGCGCAATAGCCCTTTTACAAAGCAGATTTTAGAACTTTGTGCAGAAGTTTGTGAACGATGCGCGGAGGAGTGCGCTAAACATGATCACGATCATTGCCAACGCTGTGCTGAAGCTTGCCGGAAGTGTGCTGAGGCATGCCGTGAAGTGGCGGCTTAA
- a CDS encoding DUF2269 family protein, protein MKPGLRKFALTAHITSSVGWFGAVVGFLVLVVATLTEGDAKAVHAAWIAMELIGWYAIVPLAILSLLTGLVMSLGTKWGLLKHYWVLFKLLLTVLATTVLLLNMQTVSFQANVAKETGSAEFDVLWSELLHAGVGLLVLFVIIILSVYKPRGMTPFGQRKERG, encoded by the coding sequence ATGAAACCCGGCCTACGCAAGTTCGCGCTCACCGCGCATATCACTTCCTCGGTTGGGTGGTTCGGCGCGGTCGTTGGATTCCTGGTTCTTGTCGTCGCCACTCTCACCGAAGGGGATGCCAAAGCGGTGCATGCTGCTTGGATTGCGATGGAGTTAATCGGCTGGTACGCCATCGTCCCGTTGGCTATTCTCTCGCTACTAACTGGGCTAGTTATGTCATTAGGTACCAAGTGGGGCTTATTAAAGCATTATTGGGTCCTTTTCAAGCTACTGCTCACCGTTTTAGCCACCACCGTCTTGCTATTAAATATGCAGACAGTGAGTTTCCAAGCAAATGTAGCGAAAGAAACGGGGAGTGCCGAGTTCGATGTCTTATGGAGCGAACTCCTACATGCTGGGGTTGGTCTACTCGTGTTATTCGTAATCATAATACTATCGGTGTACAAGCCTCGAGGCATGACTCCGTTCGGGCAGCGTAAGGAACGGGGTTGA